One Prunus dulcis chromosome 8, ALMONDv2, whole genome shotgun sequence DNA window includes the following coding sequences:
- the LOC117638455 gene encoding organ-specific protein S2-like, which translates to MKSVCAILALFSLLLFAKTIESRRDVGKYWKNVMKEQPMPQAIEGLLIDISDSTPKEKADCHEKVKKPFVEVEVEVEEFEPRPNVSSYNDDETKAELSSKDNAGPKAKQSFAAKEDKQPFEEDFEPRPNVSVYND; encoded by the exons ATGAAGTCCGTTTGTGCTATCTTGgctcttttctctcttcttttg TTTGCCAAAACTATAGAGTCAAGAAGAGATGTCGGGAAATACTGGAAAAATGTCATGAAAGAGCAACCTATGCCACAGGCAATTGAAGGCCTCCTTATTGATATTTCTGATTCAACACCAAAGGAGAAAGCCGATTGCCatgaaaaagtgaaaaaaccTTTTGTTGAGGTTGAGGTTGAGGTTGAGGAATTTGAACCCAGACCCAATGTCTCATCCTACAATGATGATGAAACTAAAGCAGAGCTCTCTTCCAAAGACAATGCTGGTCCTAAAGCCAAGCAGTCATTTGCAGCAAAAGAAGATAAGCAGCCATTTGAGGAAGATTTTGAGCCAAGGCCAAATGTTTCGGTTTACAATGACTAA
- the LOC117612127 gene encoding organ-specific protein P4-like: protein MKFSISCLLLILSSILLLSQQSNARKDLGGYWKSVMNDQPIPEAIRDLYFHQDHEDHLPSLPGSREKDHFVRDFDIRPNAIIYHGAHHHHNQQQQPAEDKPMHDMEPKEETSYIETVTHG, encoded by the exons ATGAAGTTCTCTATCTCTTGCCTTCTTCTAATTCTGTCCTCCATTCTCTTG CTTTCCCAGCAGAGCAATGCAAGAAAAGACTTGGGAGGCTACTGGAAGAGTGTGATGAATGACCAGCCAATTCCAGAAGCCATCAGAGACCTCTATTTCCATCAAGATCATGAAGATCATTTGCCATCTCTCCCTGGTTCAAGAGAAAAAGACCATTTTGTTAGGGACTTTGATATTAGGCCTAATGCTATAATATACCATGGagctcatcatcatcataatcagcagcagcagcctgCAGAAGACAAGCCCATGCATGATATGGAGCCCAAAGAAGAAACTTCTTATATTGAAACAGTCACCCATGGCTGA
- the LOC117612126 gene encoding BURP domain protein USPL1-like codes for MNKMARTFNKGRNMPSGLALWSPLLHLLVLVMCVQGTGGRKMSETLDGDGHETTHTEHAHAHHPSSHMHHHMDPSVMIFFTLEDLKEGKTMAIYFPKRNPSKSPHLLPREEADQIPFSSKQLLHLLHFFSFSQGSPQAKAMEDTLRECEIEPIKGEIKSCATSLESMLDFTRGVFGLESPFSVVATTHLTNSTTNFQNYTILEEPKEILAPKMVACHTMPYPYAVFYCHSQQSVNKVFKVLLGGEDGDRVEAVAVCHLDTSQWSPNHASFSVLRTKPGASAVCHFFPADNLVWVPASTSM; via the exons ATGAACAAAATGGCAAGGACTTTTAACAAGGGAAGAAACATGCCTTCAGGACTTGCTCTTTGGAGCCCCTTACTTCATCTACTTGTTCTTGTTATG TGTGTTCAAGGAACTGGAGGCAGGAAGATGAGTGAAACACTAGATGGTGATGGCCATGAAACAACACATACAGAGCATGCTCATGCTCATCATCCATCATCCCACATGCATCATCACATGGACCCTTCAGTTATGATTTTCTTCACCTTGGAGGATCTAAAGGAGGGCAAAACCATGGCCATCTATTTTCCCAAAAGAAACCCTTCAAAATCCCCCCACTTGTTACCAAGAGAAGAAGCTGATCAAATTCCTTTCTCATCAAAACAACTCCTCCACCTCCTTcacttcttctccttctctcaAGGCTCTCCCCAAGCCAAGGCCATGGAAGACACTCTCAGGGAGTGTGAGATTGAACCCATCAAGGGAGAGATCAAGTCCTGTGCTACTTCCCTAGAATCCATGCTTGACTTCACACGTGGCGTCTTCGGACTGGAATCCCCTTTCAGTGTTGTAGCCACAACCCATCTCACAAATTCAACTACCAATTTCCAGAACTACACTATTTTGGAAGAGCCTAAGGAGATTTTGGCTCCCAAGATGGTGGCTTGCCACACCATGCCTTACCCTTATGCAGTTTTCTACTGCCACAGCCAGCAAAGTGTGAACAAGGTTTTCAAGGTTTTGTTGGGTGGTGAGGATGGAGATAGGGTAGAAGCTGTTGCTGTTTGTCACTTGGACACCTCTCAATGGAGCCCTAATCATGCATCTTTCAGTGTGCTTAGAACTAAACCGGGGGCTTCTGCTGTGTGTCATTTCTTTCCTGCTGATAATCTTGTGTGGGTTCCAGCATCCACTTCAATGTAG